In one window of Hyla sarda isolate aHylSar1 chromosome 1, aHylSar1.hap1, whole genome shotgun sequence DNA:
- the RASL11B gene encoding ras-like protein family member 11B codes for MRLIQNMCTISECPPGTSTDSAGTSNGPGGSSRVIKIAVVGASGVGKTALVVRFLTKRFIGDYERNAGNLYSRQVQIDGMTLAIQVQDTPGVQLHDQRLECNEQLNRSIRWADAVVIVFSITDCKSYELINHLHQHVRQLHPDNRVPIVIVANKADLLHLKQVEPQHGLQLANMLGCTFYEVSVSENYIDVYNAFQVLCKEISKHQTASTPEKRKNSLIPRPKSPNMQDLKRRFKQALSAKVRTATSV; via the exons ATGCGCCTCATCCAGAACATGTGCACTATTAGTGAATGCCCCCCGGGCACCAGCACTGACTCTGCGGGCACCAGCAATGGTCCGGGAGGCAGCAGCAGGGTCATCAAGATCGCTGTGGTGGGAGCTAGCGGAGTGGGCAAGACAG CTCTGGTGGTCAGATTTCTCACCAAGCGGTTCATCGGCGACTATGAAAGGAATGCAG GAAATCTGTACAGCAGACAAGTCCAGATCGATGGAATGACTTTGGCCATCCAGGTGCAGGACACGCCGGGTGTACAG CTCCATGACCAGAGACTGGAGTGTAATGAACAGCTGAACAGATCTATCCGATGGGCAGATGCCGTAGTCATCGTCTTCTCCATCACAGACTGTAAGAGCTACGAGCTGATCAACCACCTCCACCAGCACGTGCGCCAGCTGCACCCTGACAACCGAGTGCCCATTGTCATAGTGGCCAACAAAGCGGACCTCCTGCACCTCAAACAGGTGGAACCGCAGCACGGACTTCAGCTGGCCAACATGCTGGGCTGCACTTTCTACGAAGTCAGCGTCAGCGAGAACTATATAGACGTTTACAACGCGTTTCAAGTACTCTGTAAGGAGATCAGCAAGCATCAAACCGCCAGCACGCCCGAGAAGAGGAAAAATTCCCTCATCCCTCGGCCAAAGTCTCCAAACATGCAGGACTTAAAGAGGCGCTTTAAGCAGGCCCTGTCTGCAAAAGTCAGGACTGCCACGTCTGTTTGA